From Methanobacterium congolense, one genomic window encodes:
- a CDS encoding Coenzyme F420 hydrogenase/dehydrogenase, beta subunit C-terminal domain: protein MVQIGDMYYAWGSDDEIAANGECGGAVTTILKFLLEEGIVDAVLAVKKGSDLYDAVPTLITNPDEIIETTGSLHCGTLNMAKVVGTYLNGAKDMKIAVTTKPCDAMTLVELIKREEVDGDNVLMVGVNCGGTMPPVKARQMIEKFYETDPDEVLKEEIAKGKLIIETKDHEEQEISIDELEDAGYGRRTNCRRCEINIPRMADLALGNWGVIGPLAGKATFVEVFSEKGADVLGKAIESGALNTQEPIPKGVEIRANIDKIMAKLAGKWQAKDFDESRGEIFTTIAQYMDEFDKCIKCFGCRESCPICYCENCCLEADKGPDWLSKDLPPSPLFHMERLIHMVESCTNCGQCEEVCPAEIPLAKIWHEINLKLQETYGFTRGMDDKKPPLSYFPMPGK from the coding sequence ATGGTTCAAATAGGAGATATGTACTATGCATGGGGTTCAGACGATGAAATAGCTGCCAACGGTGAATGTGGTGGGGCAGTAACCACCATATTAAAGTTCCTTTTAGAAGAAGGCATAGTGGACGCAGTACTTGCCGTTAAAAAAGGTTCAGATTTATATGACGCCGTACCAACCCTAATCACAAACCCTGACGAAATCATAGAAACAACAGGATCCCTCCACTGCGGAACACTGAACATGGCCAAAGTAGTTGGAACATACCTCAACGGTGCAAAGGACATGAAGATAGCCGTTACCACCAAACCCTGCGATGCCATGACTCTGGTAGAATTAATAAAAAGGGAAGAGGTGGATGGAGACAACGTTCTTATGGTAGGGGTTAACTGCGGAGGAACCATGCCTCCTGTTAAAGCTCGACAGATGATCGAAAAATTCTATGAAACTGACCCAGATGAAGTGTTAAAAGAAGAAATTGCCAAAGGAAAACTGATCATCGAAACCAAAGACCATGAAGAACAGGAAATAAGTATCGACGAACTGGAAGACGCTGGATACGGTCGAAGAACCAACTGCCGAAGATGTGAAATCAACATCCCACGTATGGCTGATCTAGCACTGGGTAACTGGGGCGTGATCGGGCCACTGGCTGGTAAAGCCACCTTTGTAGAAGTATTCTCAGAAAAGGGTGCGGATGTCCTTGGTAAAGCCATAGAATCCGGAGCTCTTAACACCCAGGAACCAATACCCAAAGGTGTTGAAATTCGGGCAAACATCGACAAGATAATGGCAAAATTAGCAGGTAAATGGCAAGCCAAAGATTTCGATGAAAGCAGAGGTGAAATATTCACCACCATCGCCCAGTACATGGACGAATTCGATAAATGTATCAAGTGCTTCGGTTGCAGGGAATCTTGTCCAATCTGTTACTGTGAAAATTGCTGTCTAGAGGCAGATAAAGGTCCAGACTGGCTGAGTAAAGATCTTCCACCATCACCACTTTTCCATATGGAAAGGTTGATTCACATGGTGGAATCCTGTACCAACTGTGGACAGTGCGAAGAAGTGTGCCCTGCTGAAATACCCCTGGCAAAAATCTGGCATGAGATTAACCTCAAACTCCAGGAAACCTATGGTTTCACTAGGGGAATGGATGATAAAAAGCCACCTCTTTCTTACTTCCCAATGCCAGGTAAATAA
- a CDS encoding hydrogenase iron-sulfur subunit, translated as MGWEPKILVFCCNWCSYGGADTAGTARIQYPPNVRIIRVMCSGRINPLFVLKAFDEGADGVMVAGCHFGDCHYDRGNYACDRRITALKTVMKTVGIEEGRFNLDWISASEGEKFANAMKSISDQVKELGPFSWRKNKAEIG; from the coding sequence ATGGGATGGGAACCGAAAATTCTGGTTTTCTGTTGTAACTGGTGTTCATACGGTGGGGCCGACACAGCAGGTACTGCAAGAATTCAGTATCCTCCTAACGTACGTATAATTAGGGTGATGTGCTCAGGCAGAATAAATCCACTGTTTGTCCTAAAGGCATTTGACGAGGGAGCAGACGGAGTGATGGTTGCAGGATGTCACTTTGGAGATTGTCACTACGACAGGGGAAATTATGCATGTGACCGCAGAATAACAGCCCTGAAAACTGTTATGAAGACTGTTGGCATTGAAGAAGGAAGATTCAACTTAGATTGGATATCTGCATCGGAAGGGGAAAAATTTGCCAACGCAATGAAGAGTATTAGTGATCAGGTGAAGGAACTCGGTCCTTTCTCTTGGAGAAAAAATAAGGCGGAGATCGGGTGA
- a CDS encoding Coenzyme F420 hydrogenase/dehydrogenase, beta subunit C-terminal domain has translation MVEVNDMYYAWSPDDEIAESGECGGAVTSIMKFLLEEGLVDAVLAVKKGADLYDAVPTLITNPDEIIETAGSLHCGTLNIAKTLNKYLNGAKDMKIAVTTKPCDAMTIVELMKRKQIDRDNIVMIGVNCGGTLPPVQAREMIEKFYEIDPDTVVKEEIAKGNLIIETSDDQEKEIGIDVLEEEGYGRRTNCRRCENNIPVMSDLAMGNWGVIGPMAGKATFVEVFSEKGAEVLDKALAAGALKVQDPVPKGIEIRANIDKAMVNLANKWQDRNFGEESGELISLDQYMDEFDKCIKCYGCREACPLCFCVKCSIESESNHWVGKGEIPPSPMFHFVRMIHMVDSCTNCGQCEEVCPAQIPLAKIFHKINVQLQETFKYHTGYDVEQKPPLSIIDKEPSEE, from the coding sequence ATGGTTGAAGTAAACGATATGTATTATGCATGGTCTCCGGACGATGAGATAGCTGAAAGTGGAGAATGCGGCGGAGCTGTGACATCTATAATGAAATTCTTACTTGAAGAAGGTCTTGTAGATGCAGTGTTAGCGGTTAAAAAAGGAGCAGACCTCTACGACGCCGTACCAACCCTAATCACAAACCCTGACGAAATCATAGAAACAGCAGGATCCCTCCACTGCGGAACACTGAACATAGCAAAAACACTCAATAAGTACCTAAACGGCGCAAAAGACATGAAGATAGCCGTTACCACCAAACCCTGCGACGCCATGACCATTGTAGAGCTCATGAAAAGAAAGCAGATAGACAGGGACAACATTGTGATGATTGGAGTTAACTGTGGTGGAACCCTACCACCAGTTCAGGCTCGTGAAATGATAGAAAAATTCTATGAAATTGACCCTGACACCGTTGTAAAAGAGGAGATCGCCAAGGGAAATTTAATCATAGAAACCTCAGACGACCAAGAAAAAGAGATAGGCATAGATGTGCTTGAAGAAGAGGGATACGGCCGAAGAACCAACTGCCGAAGATGTGAAAACAACATACCTGTAATGTCAGACCTTGCTATGGGTAACTGGGGAGTTATAGGCCCTATGGCTGGAAAAGCAACATTTGTAGAAGTATTCTCAGAAAAAGGTGCAGAAGTTTTAGATAAAGCCTTGGCAGCTGGAGCTTTAAAGGTACAGGATCCAGTACCAAAAGGTATAGAGATACGTGCAAATATTGATAAAGCCATGGTAAATCTGGCAAACAAATGGCAGGACAGGAATTTCGGAGAAGAAAGTGGTGAACTGATCTCCCTTGACCAGTACATGGATGAATTTGACAAGTGCATAAAATGTTATGGCTGCAGAGAAGCATGCCCCCTCTGTTTCTGTGTAAAATGTTCTATTGAGTCAGAATCTAATCATTGGGTAGGAAAAGGAGAAATTCCACCATCACCAATGTTCCACTTCGTAAGAATGATTCACATGGTGGATTCCTGCACCAACTGTGGACAGTGCGAAGAAGTGTGCCCTGCACAAATTCCACTTGCAAAAATATTCCATAAGATAAATGTCCAACTGCAAGAAACATTTAAATACCATACAGGATACGACGTTGAACAAAAACCTCCCCTTTCTATAATAGATAAAGAGCCAAGTGAGGAGTAG
- a CDS encoding beta-class carbonic anhydrase, with the protein MMLDEVLKANKNFVKDIEPKKMSHMPQKKLAIVTCMDTRLTGFLEPAMGIGRGDAKIIKNAGNTIVDRDVIRSLAAAVYALGVEEIMVVGHYDCGMANVDPEKINAAMMDRGVSPKTVEDLDLKEWIGAIDNEEENVVQNVKKIRGSPFIPSDVPVHGLIIDPYQGTLEVLVEDK; encoded by the coding sequence ATGATGCTTGATGAAGTATTAAAGGCCAATAAAAATTTTGTTAAAGACATTGAACCTAAAAAAATGAGTCACATGCCTCAAAAGAAATTAGCAATTGTAACATGTATGGATACCCGGCTCACAGGATTTTTAGAACCTGCCATGGGTATTGGAAGAGGCGATGCTAAAATAATAAAAAATGCCGGTAACACCATAGTAGACAGGGACGTTATAAGATCCCTTGCAGCAGCAGTGTATGCCCTTGGTGTAGAAGAGATCATGGTGGTTGGACACTACGATTGTGGGATGGCAAATGTTGATCCAGAGAAGATCAATGCTGCCATGATGGATCGTGGAGTGAGTCCTAAAACAGTTGAAGATCTTGATCTTAAGGAGTGGATAGGGGCCATCGATAACGAGGAAGAAAATGTGGTTCAAAATGTTAAAAAAATAAGGGGATCACCATTCATTCCATCTGATGTACCTGTACATGGCTTAATAATAGATCCCTACCAGGGAACATTGGAGGTACTGGTAGAAGATAAATGA
- a CDS encoding formate--phosphoribosylaminoimidazolecarboxamide ligase, translated as MSKVNRQEILSILDGYDKDDITIATLGSHTSLHILKGAKREGFKTAVVCEKGREVPYQRFDVADEYIIVDEFKDIVNEDVQQKLRDMNSIVVPHGSFVAYAGLDNVEDKFKVPMFGNRDVLRWEAERDLERKLITESGIRMPYKYKDPADIDRAVMVKFPGARGGRGYFVASSTEEYNKKIDSMLERKWIEEEDIAKAHIEEYVSGCNFCVHYFYSVLKDEVEVLGMDSRFESNIDGLCRIPAKDQLEVGLDPSYVVTGNHPVVMRESLLPQVFEIGDNLVETAKELVKPGMNGPFCLQSMCTDNLEIVVFEMSARTDGGTNTFMDGSPYSYLLFGEPMSMGRRIAREIKNGIEEDRLDVLIT; from the coding sequence ATGAGCAAAGTAAACAGACAGGAGATTCTTAGTATTTTGGATGGATACGATAAGGACGATATAACTATTGCGACCTTAGGAAGTCATACATCCTTGCACATACTGAAAGGGGCGAAAAGGGAAGGATTTAAAACTGCTGTGGTCTGTGAAAAAGGAAGGGAAGTACCATATCAGAGATTCGACGTTGCAGATGAATACATAATTGTTGATGAGTTCAAGGACATAGTTAACGAAGACGTGCAGCAGAAACTCAGGGATATGAACAGTATAGTGGTTCCTCACGGTTCATTCGTTGCATATGCAGGATTGGACAATGTTGAGGATAAATTCAAGGTCCCAATGTTTGGTAACCGAGACGTGCTAAGATGGGAAGCAGAAAGAGACCTCGAAAGAAAACTCATAACCGAATCAGGTATCAGGATGCCCTACAAATATAAGGATCCTGCTGATATTGACAGGGCCGTTATGGTTAAGTTCCCTGGGGCAAGGGGAGGTCGTGGATACTTCGTTGCATCTTCCACCGAGGAGTACAACAAAAAGATCGATTCAATGCTTGAAAGGAAATGGATAGAAGAAGAAGACATTGCAAAGGCTCATATAGAAGAATATGTTTCAGGATGTAACTTCTGTGTGCACTACTTCTACTCTGTGTTAAAAGATGAGGTAGAAGTTCTGGGAATGGACAGCCGTTTTGAGTCAAATATAGATGGATTATGCAGAATACCTGCCAAGGACCAGCTTGAAGTGGGACTGGACCCATCATACGTTGTCACAGGAAACCATCCAGTTGTCATGAGGGAATCATTACTCCCACAGGTCTTTGAAATCGGTGACAATCTTGTTGAAACTGCAAAAGAACTCGTGAAACCTGGAATGAACGGTCCGTTCTGTCTGCAGAGCATGTGCACCGACAACCTGGAGATAGTTGTTTTTGAGATGAGTGCAAGAACCGATGGTGGAACCAACACCTTCATGGATGGTTCACCCTACAGTTACCTACTCTTCGGAGAACCTATGAGTATGGGTCGCAGAATAGCTCGTGAAATTAAAAATGGAATTGAAGAAGACAGGTTAGACGTTTTAATAACCTGA